The following proteins are co-located in the Halarcobacter sp. genome:
- the leuB gene encoding 3-isopropylmalate dehydrogenase, whose amino-acid sequence MKKYDISIIKGDGIGPEIVDEAIKVLDAVSYSCGFTLEYKEYLMGGIAIDVTGTPLPDETVTGVLNSDACLFGAIGGEKWDTLPRNLRPETGLLNFREKMGVFANLRPAIIYDELVNASTLKPEVIEGVDIMVVRELIGGIYFGQPRENDGFKAFNTMVYTKPEIERIGKQAFELAMKRDKKVCSVDKANVLEVSQLWRDTMEEIAKGYPEVELSHMYVDNAAMQLVRNPKQFDVIVTGNIFGDILSDTASMVVGSIGLLPSASTGEKTAIYEPIHGSAPDIAGQGIANPIATIESAAMMLRYSLGEDEASDKIDAAIKKALKDGYRTKDLAAYDAKEVVSTAEMGDIIANNVTLV is encoded by the coding sequence ATGAAAAAATATGATATCTCTATAATCAAAGGTGATGGTATTGGTCCAGAAATTGTTGATGAAGCAATTAAAGTTTTAGATGCAGTTTCATACTCTTGTGGATTTACTTTAGAATATAAAGAGTATTTAATGGGTGGAATTGCTATTGATGTTACAGGAACACCTTTACCTGATGAGACGGTAACAGGAGTATTAAACTCAGATGCTTGCCTTTTTGGTGCTATTGGTGGAGAAAAATGGGACACTCTTCCTAGAAATTTAAGACCAGAAACTGGACTTTTAAATTTCAGAGAAAAAATGGGTGTTTTTGCAAACCTTAGACCAGCAATTATTTATGATGAATTAGTTAATGCTTCAACACTTAAACCAGAAGTGATTGAGGGTGTTGATATTATGGTTGTAAGGGAATTAATTGGTGGGATATATTTTGGTCAACCAAGAGAAAATGACGGGTTTAAAGCATTTAATACTATGGTATATACAAAACCAGAGATTGAAAGAATTGGGAAACAAGCTTTTGAATTAGCAATGAAAAGAGATAAAAAAGTTTGTTCAGTTGATAAAGCAAATGTTCTTGAGGTTTCTCAACTTTGGAGAGATACTATGGAAGAGATTGCTAAAGGTTACCCAGAAGTTGAATTATCTCATATGTATGTTGATAATGCAGCCATGCAACTTGTAAGAAATCCAAAACAATTTGATGTTATTGTAACTGGAAATATTTTTGGAGATATCCTTTCTGATACTGCTTCAATGGTAGTTGGTTCAATTGGATTATTACCTTCAGCTTCAACTGGTGAAAAAACTGCTATTTATGAACCAATTCATGGTTCAGCTCCTGATATTGCAGGGCAAGGTATTGCAAATCCTATCGCAACAATTGAGAGTGCAGCTATGATGCTTAGATATTCACTTGGTGAAGATGAAGCATCAGATAAAATTGATGCAGCAATTAAAAAAGCACTTAAAGATGGATATAGAACAAAAGATTTAGCTGCTTATGACGCTAAAGAAGTAGTTTCAACTGCAGAAATGGGTGATATAATCGCAAATAATGTTACACTAGTATAA
- a CDS encoding ATP-binding protein, with translation MKKHDTLEKILIPIILTGFVFIVSLYIGIDVIVGSYIDNRTKMFFVFYMTLLLITLVIIAIFVTNRFVKVPMIELTSFLDKIENDQYDSFKKEFDNTDIDNFVVQVNKLIKYLANKDKKTNSLIEILKSSNKSLEEYQKAVDASAMILKFNTNGKITYVNDKLLKNTAYEENELVDKNYNILRHKDMDEQFFINLWDTIRNKNIWNGEIKNLDKNKNIFYTSTIIVPILDSSEEIIEYLSFSIDITKQIESVKKAKEAEASKSIFLANMSHEIRTPLNGILGFAKLLENGQLPKKEKGYINIINSSAKSLLGIINDILDISKIESGKFELEKRRFNPFKEFEPAIELFVAKANEKNIDILFYIDPSLPSSIIGDSLKIKQVLSNLIGNAIKFTPEHGDITIRIEETEKTDKKVKILFSIKDSGIGIARENQKSIFDPFSQADSSVTRKFGGTGLGLSISSNIITLMDSEIHLDSQEDKGSEFYFELELDYEKSKNLYPQIDTNSKIAIYCEEYDCSSQLGIAKKYLSNYSNPEVTNTIKGLNDYSLIIGWYDELTSLNLDKIETPLIFISDYKDKSLEISNEHRIIKSPINQSKLYDAIVDILNPDIEKEVQIDTTLIEHSNISALVVEDNPVNQHLMEAMLSQKKIKSKSADNGQIAVDKIKSGLVFDIIFMDINMPVMNGIDATQEILNFEHENNLEHTPIIALTANALSGDKEKFLEEGMDGYIPKPFEEYMLDDVLNKFLNLKNKKENETSNKNIETIEEDFSIDIDDFEYSIEDSAKNLGLKLPIFKTILKTFITSINLDLEKLNNAIEKNDFIEIQSIAHKVKGASGNLKMDTIYNLTKNIEYDAKDKVETDYKEKYNQLVLLVDKIKKVYEQS, from the coding sequence ATGAAAAAACATGATACTTTAGAAAAAATTTTAATTCCTATAATTTTAACTGGATTTGTATTTATTGTTAGTTTATATATTGGCATTGATGTTATAGTTGGTTCATATATTGATAATAGAACAAAAATGTTTTTTGTATTTTATATGACATTATTATTGATTACACTTGTAATTATAGCAATATTTGTAACAAATAGATTTGTAAAAGTCCCAATGATTGAGTTAACAAGCTTTTTAGATAAAATTGAAAATGACCAATATGATTCTTTTAAAAAAGAGTTTGATAATACAGATATAGATAATTTTGTTGTTCAAGTTAATAAATTAATAAAATATTTAGCTAATAAAGATAAAAAAACAAATAGTTTAATTGAAATACTAAAAAGTTCAAATAAATCATTAGAAGAGTATCAAAAAGCTGTTGATGCTTCTGCAATGATATTGAAGTTTAATACGAATGGGAAAATAACATACGTAAATGATAAACTTTTAAAGAATACAGCTTATGAGGAAAATGAACTAGTTGATAAAAACTATAATATCTTAAGACATAAAGATATGGATGAACAATTTTTTATTAATCTTTGGGATACAATTAGAAACAAAAATATTTGGAATGGTGAAATTAAAAACCTAGATAAAAACAAAAATATTTTTTATACTTCAACAATAATCGTTCCAATATTAGATTCAAGTGAAGAAATCATTGAGTATCTTTCTTTTTCAATAGATATTACAAAACAAATAGAATCAGTGAAAAAAGCAAAAGAAGCAGAGGCTTCAAAATCTATATTCCTCGCAAATATGTCCCATGAGATTAGAACTCCTTTAAATGGTATTTTAGGCTTTGCAAAACTTCTTGAAAATGGACAATTACCTAAAAAAGAGAAAGGGTATATAAATATAATAAACAGTAGTGCTAAATCTTTATTAGGAATTATTAACGATATTTTAGATATTTCAAAAATTGAAAGTGGAAAATTTGAACTAGAAAAAAGAAGATTTAATCCTTTTAAAGAGTTTGAACCAGCTATTGAACTTTTTGTTGCAAAAGCAAATGAAAAAAATATTGATATTTTATTTTATATTGATCCTAGTTTACCTAGTTCTATAATAGGAGATTCTTTAAAAATAAAACAAGTACTTTCAAATCTGATAGGAAATGCAATAAAATTTACACCAGAACATGGTGATATTACAATACGAATAGAAGAAACAGAAAAAACTGATAAAAAGGTAAAAATACTTTTTAGTATAAAAGATAGTGGAATTGGTATTGCAAGAGAGAATCAAAAATCGATTTTTGATCCTTTTTCTCAAGCAGATAGTAGTGTGACTAGAAAATTTGGTGGTACTGGCCTTGGACTTAGTATTAGTTCAAATATTATCACCTTAATGGATTCTGAAATCCATTTAGATAGTCAAGAAGATAAAGGAAGTGAGTTTTATTTTGAACTTGAATTAGATTATGAAAAAAGTAAAAATTTATATCCTCAAATAGATACTAATTCAAAAATTGCAATTTATTGTGAAGAGTATGATTGTAGTTCACAATTAGGAATAGCAAAAAAATATTTATCAAATTATAGCAATCCCGAAGTTACAAATACAATCAAAGGCTTAAATGATTATAGTTTGATAATTGGATGGTATGATGAGTTAACCTCTTTAAATTTAGATAAAATTGAAACACCTTTGATTTTCATTAGTGATTACAAAGATAAAAGTTTAGAGATATCTAATGAACATAGAATAATAAAATCTCCAATAAATCAATCTAAATTATATGATGCTATTGTAGATATTTTAAATCCAGATATTGAAAAAGAAGTTCAAATAGATACTACACTTATAGAACACTCAAATATCTCTGCTTTAGTAGTTGAAGATAATCCTGTAAATCAACATCTTATGGAAGCTATGCTTTCTCAGAAAAAAATAAAATCAAAATCTGCTGATAATGGTCAAATTGCAGTTGATAAAATCAAATCAGGATTAGTTTTTGATATTATTTTTATGGATATAAATATGCCAGTAATGAATGGTATTGATGCAACACAAGAGATATTGAATTTTGAACATGAGAACAACCTTGAACATACTCCAATTATTGCCTTAACAGCAAATGCTTTGTCTGGAGATAAAGAGAAGTTTTTAGAAGAGGGAATGGATGGATATATACCAAAACCTTTTGAAGAGTATATGTTAGATGATGTATTGAATAAATTTTTAAATCTAAAAAATAAAAAAGAAAATGAAACTTCAAATAAAAATATTGAAACTATTGAAGAAGATTTTAGTATTGATATTGATGATTTTGAATATTCTATTGAAGATAGTGCAAAAAACTTAGGCTTAAAATTACCTATCTTTAAAACTATTTTAAAAACTTTTATCACTTCAATCAATTTAGATTTAGAAAAATTAAATAATGCTATTGAAAAAAATGATTTTATAGAGATTCAATCAATAGCTCATAAAGTAAAAGGTGCATCTGGAAATCTTAAGATGGATACAATCTATAATTTAACGAAAAATATTGAATACGATGCAAAAGATAAAGTAGAAACAGATTATAAAGAAAAATATAATCAATTAGTTTTACTAGTTGATAAAATAAAAAAAGTTTATGAGCAGAGTTAA
- a CDS encoding HIT family protein, translated as MTIFTNEYINIQIEKSEIPWLKIFTNDNYKELSQCPTNIKQDIFNTLDIIEKKMIAYYNPEKINIASFGNYLPHVHFHIMARFKEDSYFPEPMWGKKQRESDLYLPSFDIFCKELVNLLD; from the coding sequence ATGACGATTTTCACGAATGAATATATTAATATACAAATTGAAAAGAGTGAAATACCTTGGCTTAAAATATTCACAAATGATAATTATAAAGAGTTATCACAATGTCCAACAAATATAAAACAAGATATTTTTAATACTTTAGATATTATTGAAAAGAAAATGATAGCTTATTATAATCCAGAAAAAATAAATATAGCTTCTTTTGGAAACTATCTCCCACATGTACATTTTCATATTATGGCTAGATTTAAAGAAGATTCATATTTTCCTGAGCCAATGTGGGGCAAAAAACAAAGAGAGAGTGATTTATATTTACCCTCTTTTGATATATTTTGTAAAGAGTTAGTTAATCTTTTAGATTAA
- a CDS encoding HD domain-containing phosphohydrolase, whose translation MNLENIKAVYIDDEPVNLMLLQAYAAEFNLSITTFENPLEGLDYALKNDIDILYTDYMMPEIDGIELIKRFRKEYKEIPIVVITAVGDVQEVKLNALEAGATDFLSKPIDIAEFKARSLNLISLREAQLKLKDKALHLESEVAHATKEILNREHETLMVLGRAAEYKDEETSNHTTRVAHYSKILANEYGLDEKMQEIIFYSSPFHDIGKVGIPDNILLKESSLDEEETKLMRSHAFIGKEILKDTQSPYLIEGEKIAYNHHEKYDGTGYPNRKKGDEIPISARIVSITDVFDALTSKRPYKNPWSFEEASDFLISQKGKHFDPVLVDLFLNAIDKIRKIYDDFHE comes from the coding sequence ATGAATTTAGAAAATATAAAAGCTGTATATATAGATGATGAACCCGTAAACTTGATGCTATTACAAGCTTATGCAGCTGAATTTAATCTTTCAATAACCACTTTTGAAAACCCTTTGGAAGGGTTAGATTATGCATTAAAAAACGATATTGATATATTATACACTGATTATATGATGCCTGAAATTGATGGTATTGAATTAATAAAAAGATTTAGAAAAGAGTACAAAGAGATTCCCATAGTTGTTATCACTGCAGTTGGTGATGTTCAAGAAGTAAAACTAAATGCTCTAGAAGCTGGTGCAACTGATTTTTTATCAAAACCCATAGATATAGCAGAATTTAAAGCACGCAGTTTAAATTTAATCAGTCTTAGAGAAGCACAACTTAAACTGAAAGATAAAGCTTTACATTTAGAAAGTGAAGTAGCACATGCAACAAAAGAGATTTTAAATAGAGAACATGAAACACTAATGGTTTTAGGTCGAGCAGCAGAATATAAAGATGAAGAAACTTCTAATCACACTACAAGAGTTGCTCACTATTCAAAAATTCTTGCAAATGAATATGGTTTAGATGAAAAGATGCAAGAGATAATATTTTATTCATCTCCCTTTCATGATATTGGTAAAGTTGGTATTCCAGATAATATATTATTAAAAGAGTCATCTTTAGATGAAGAAGAAACAAAACTGATGCGCTCTCATGCTTTTATTGGAAAAGAGATATTAAAAGATACTCAAAGTCCTTATTTGATCGAGGGTGAAAAAATTGCTTATAATCACCATGAAAAATATGATGGTACAGGCTATCCAAATAGGAAAAAGGGTGATGAGATTCCGATTAGTGCAAGAATAGTTTCTATTACTGATGTATTTGATGCCTTAACTTCTAAAAGACCTTATAAAAACCCATGGAGTTTTGAAGAAGCATCAGATTTTCTAATATCTCAAAAAGGGAAACATTTTGACCCAGTATTGGTTGATTTGTTTTTAAATGCAATTGATAAAATAAGGAAAATATATGACGATTTTCACGAATGA
- the rpmJ gene encoding 50S ribosomal protein L36, whose product MKVRASVKKMCDKCKVIKRRGIVRVICENKKHKQRQG is encoded by the coding sequence ATGAAAGTTAGAGCTTCAGTAAAGAAAATGTGTGATAAATGTAAAGTTATCAAAAGAAGAGGTATCGTAAGAGTAATCTGCGAAAACAAAAAACATAAACAGAGACAAGGATAA
- the rpsM gene encoding 30S ribosomal protein S13, producing the protein MARIAGVDLPNKKRMEYALTYIYGIGLHNSRLILDAVGIDYNKRAHELTEDEAAAIRQEIQKNYMVEGDLRKKVAMDIKSLMDLGSYRGLRHRKGLPCRGQKTKTNARTRKGKKKTVGAAAK; encoded by the coding sequence ATGGCAAGAATTGCAGGTGTTGATTTACCAAACAAAAAAAGAATGGAGTATGCTTTAACATATATTTATGGTATAGGTTTACATAATTCAAGATTAATCTTAGATGCTGTTGGAATTGATTACAACAAAAGAGCACACGAACTAACAGAAGATGAAGCAGCAGCAATTAGACAAGAGATCCAAAAAAACTATATGGTTGAGGGTGATCTTAGAAAAAAAGTTGCTATGGATATCAAATCTTTAATGGACTTAGGTTCATATAGAGGTTTAAGACACAGAAAAGGTTTACCTTGTAGAGGGCAAAAGACTAAAACTAATGCACGTACTAGAAAAGGTAAAAAGAAAACTGTTGGTGCAGCAGCTAAGTAA
- the rpsK gene encoding 30S ribosomal protein S11, producing the protein MAKRKVTRKKVVKKNIADGIVHIAATFNNTMVTVTDAAGNAIAWSSAGNLGFKGSKKSTPFAAQQAVEDAMTKAMEHGIKNVGIKIQGPGSGRDTAVKSVGAMEGITVKWFKDVTPLPHNGCRPPKRRRV; encoded by the coding sequence ATGGCAAAAAGAAAAGTAACTAGAAAAAAAGTAGTAAAAAAGAATATTGCTGACGGTATTGTTCATATAGCAGCAACATTCAACAACACAATGGTAACTGTAACTGATGCAGCAGGTAATGCTATCGCATGGTCAAGTGCAGGAAACTTAGGATTCAAAGGTTCTAAAAAATCTACTCCGTTTGCAGCGCAACAAGCAGTTGAAGATGCAATGACTAAAGCAATGGAACATGGTATTAAAAATGTTGGTATTAAAATCCAAGGACCAGGTTCAGGTAGAGATACAGCAGTTAAATCTGTTGGAGCAATGGAAGGTATTACAGTTAAATGGTTTAAAGATGTTACACCATTACCACATAACGGTTGTAGACCTCCTAAAAGAAGAAGAGTGTAA
- the rpsD gene encoding 30S ribosomal protein S4, translating to MARYRGPREKIERRLDADLGLKGERRLNGKSALEKRPFAPGQHGQRRGKISEYGLQLREKQKAKFMYGVSEKQFRKYFKEAARRDGNTGANLITLIEQRLDNVVYRMGFATTRANARQFTTHGHVLVDGKKVDIPSFVVKPGQKIEIKEKSKTNPQIVRALELTNQTGLVDWVDVDKDKVFGIFTRIPTREEVVIPVEERLIVELYSK from the coding sequence ATGGCTAGATATAGAGGACCAAGAGAAAAGATTGAAAGAAGATTGGATGCAGACCTTGGATTAAAAGGTGAAAGAAGACTTAACGGAAAATCTGCATTAGAAAAAAGACCATTTGCTCCAGGACAACACGGACAAAGAAGAGGTAAAATCTCTGAGTATGGTTTACAATTAAGAGAAAAACAAAAAGCTAAATTCATGTATGGTGTTTCTGAAAAACAATTCAGAAAATACTTTAAAGAAGCAGCAAGAAGAGATGGTAATACAGGGGCAAACCTTATTACATTAATTGAACAAAGATTAGATAACGTTGTATATAGAATGGGATTTGCTACAACTAGAGCAAACGCTAGACAATTTACAACTCATGGACATGTTTTAGTAGACGGTAAGAAAGTTGATATTCCATCTTTCGTTGTAAAACCTGGACAAAAAATTGAAATTAAAGAAAAATCTAAAACTAACCCACAAATTGTAAGAGCATTAGAACTTACAAACCAAACTGGTCTTGTTGACTGGGTTGATGTAGATAAAGACAAAGTATTCGGAATTTTTACAAGAATCCCAACTAGAGAAGAAGTTGTTATTCCTGTTGAAGAAAGATTAATCGTAGAGTTATATTCTAAATAA
- a CDS encoding DNA-directed RNA polymerase subunit alpha, which translates to MKKFADTPFLPTEVEIEAISDNEAKISAYPFESGFAITLAHPLRRLLLSSSVGYAPIAVKIEGASHEFDSLRGMLEDIAIFIINLKNIKFKINGEEDQVVVEYSFDGPKEIKGEDLVNSDVEVVSPDVHLATINSDCNLTFSVIIQRGIGYMPSEDIRDMVSSDYIPLDAFFTPVKKVVYDIEKMLVEDNPNFEKAVFTVQTNGQITPVAAFKEAVSVMYSQMSVFNKVFDLSEVTVNDAGEEPVELKDLIVKIDDLNLSARSFNSLDRAGLKFLGELVLMSEVEVKNIKNLGKKSFDEIAEKLDSLGFPIENTLPENVASALRRKLEQLKA; encoded by the coding sequence ATGAAAAAATTTGCAGACACACCGTTTTTACCAACTGAGGTTGAGATAGAGGCTATCAGTGATAATGAAGCTAAAATATCAGCATATCCATTTGAAAGTGGTTTTGCAATAACTTTAGCACACCCTCTTAGAAGACTTTTATTAAGCTCATCAGTTGGATATGCTCCAATTGCAGTAAAAATTGAAGGTGCTTCTCATGAGTTTGACTCATTAAGAGGAATGCTTGAAGATATAGCTATTTTTATAATTAATCTTAAGAATATTAAGTTTAAAATTAATGGTGAGGAAGATCAAGTTGTTGTTGAATACTCTTTTGATGGTCCAAAAGAGATTAAAGGGGAAGACTTAGTAAACTCTGATGTTGAAGTGGTTTCTCCAGATGTTCATTTAGCAACAATTAACTCTGACTGTAACTTAACATTCTCAGTAATTATCCAAAGAGGTATAGGATATATGCCTTCTGAGGATATTAGAGATATGGTAAGTTCTGATTATATTCCATTAGATGCTTTCTTTACACCAGTAAAAAAAGTAGTATATGATATTGAAAAAATGTTAGTTGAAGATAATCCTAACTTTGAAAAAGCTGTATTTACAGTACAAACAAATGGACAAATTACTCCAGTTGCTGCATTTAAAGAAGCAGTATCAGTTATGTACTCTCAAATGTCAGTATTTAACAAAGTATTTGATTTATCTGAAGTTACAGTTAATGATGCTGGTGAAGAGCCAGTTGAATTAAAAGATTTAATTGTAAAAATTGATGATTTAAATTTAAGTGCTAGAAGTTTCAACTCTTTAGATAGAGCTGGACTTAAATTCTTAGGTGAATTAGTACTTATGAGTGAAGTAGAAGTTAAAAATATTAAGAATTTAGGAAAAAAATCATTTGATGAAATCGCTGAGAAATTAGACTCTTTAGGTTTCCCAATTGAGAATACACTTCCTGAAAACGTTGCATCGGCTTTAAGAAGAAAGCTTGAGCAACTTAAAGCATAA
- the rplQ gene encoding 50S ribosomal protein L17 has protein sequence MRHKHGYRRLNRTSSHRKALLKNLAIALIEREKIETTVPKAKELQRYIERLVTTSRNADFNTHRAVFALLQDKEATKKIINEIAPKYVERNGGYTSIVKTRIRRGDATPMAFISFV, from the coding sequence ATGAGACATAAGCACGGATATAGAAGATTAAACAGAACTTCTTCTCATAGAAAAGCGTTACTAAAGAATTTAGCAATCGCTTTAATCGAAAGAGAGAAGATTGAAACAACTGTACCAAAAGCAAAAGAATTACAAAGATACATTGAGAGATTAGTAACTACATCTAGAAATGCAGATTTTAACACTCACAGAGCTGTTTTCGCATTATTACAAGATAAAGAAGCTACTAAAAAAATTATCAATGAAATTGCACCAAAGTATGTAGAAAGAAATGGTGGATACACTTCAATTGTTAAGACAAGAATTAGAAGAGGTGATGCTACACCTATGGCATTTATCTCATTTGTTTAA
- the gatA gene encoding Asp-tRNA(Asn)/Glu-tRNA(Gln) amidotransferase subunit GatA, whose translation MITLKEALSLSSEEVKNLREDLNSKIKQSNIGAYVEQLTNSEVSTSGEGIPIAIKDIINVKDWNITCCSNILQGYVSPYDATVIKNLREAGLSPFGRANMDEFAMGSSTDTSCYGKTLNPNNPNKTAGGSSGGSAAAVAGGIAIAALGTDTGGSVRQPAAYCGCVGMKPTYGRVSRYGVTAYSSSLDQVGPITQNVEDAAILYDIISGHDPMDSTSANVDYTPVASNLNSDKKLKIAVIDNFVEQASDEIKQGFEKAIKALEDAGHEIVHKSMLDTDKILSSYYIVATAEASANLSRFDGVRYGNRKGEGGLKDMYVQTKSQGFGDEVQKRIMLGSFVLSSGYYDAYYIKAQKVRHLIKDEYEEIFKDADLILSPVAPTTAPEFGSFKTSLEMYLSDIYTISVNLAGLPAISLPVDKNSDGMPIGLQMIGRAYDEQTLFDGALALEKAVDYK comes from the coding sequence TTGATAACTCTAAAAGAAGCACTAAGTTTAAGTAGTGAAGAAGTTAAAAATTTAAGAGAAGATTTAAACTCTAAAATCAAGCAAAGTAACATCGGTGCTTATGTAGAACAACTAACTAATAGTGAAGTGTCAACTTCAGGTGAAGGTATTCCAATAGCTATAAAAGATATTATAAATGTTAAAGATTGGAATATCACTTGTTGTAGTAATATACTTCAAGGTTATGTTAGTCCTTATGACGCAACAGTTATTAAAAATTTAAGAGAAGCTGGGCTTAGTCCATTTGGTAGAGCAAATATGGATGAGTTTGCAATGGGAAGTAGTACTGATACTTCTTGCTATGGTAAAACTTTAAATCCAAATAATCCTAATAAAACAGCTGGTGGAAGTTCAGGTGGTAGTGCAGCAGCAGTAGCTGGTGGTATTGCTATTGCAGCATTAGGAACTGATACTGGTGGTTCAGTTAGACAACCAGCAGCATATTGCGGATGTGTTGGGATGAAACCAACATATGGAAGGGTTTCTAGATATGGAGTAACAGCTTACTCTTCATCTTTAGACCAAGTAGGACCTATAACTCAAAATGTAGAAGATGCAGCAATTTTATATGATATTATTTCTGGACATGACCCTATGGACTCAACTTCTGCAAATGTTGATTATACTCCTGTAGCAAGTAACTTAAACAGCGATAAAAAACTTAAAATTGCAGTAATTGATAACTTTGTGGAACAAGCAAGTGATGAGATTAAACAAGGTTTTGAAAAAGCTATTAAAGCTTTAGAAGATGCAGGACATGAAATTGTTCATAAAAGTATGTTAGATACAGATAAGATTCTTTCTTCTTATTATATAGTAGCAACTGCTGAAGCTAGTGCAAATCTTTCAAGATTCGATGGTGTAAGATATGGAAATAGGAAAGGTGAGGGTGGACTTAAAGATATGTATGTTCAAACAAAATCACAAGGTTTTGGAGATGAAGTACAAAAAAGAATTATGTTAGGTTCTTTTGTTTTAAGTTCAGGTTATTATGATGCTTATTATATTAAAGCTCAAAAAGTAAGACACTTAATAAAAGATGAGTATGAAGAGATTTTTAAAGATGCAGATTTGATTCTTTCTCCAGTTGCACCAACAACAGCACCTGAGTTTGGAAGTTTTAAAACTTCATTAGAGATGTATTTAAGTGATATTTACACAATATCAGTAAATCTAGCTGGACTTCCAGCAATATCACTACCAGTTGATAAAAACAGTGATGGTATGCCAATAGGTTTACAAATGATAGGAAGAGCTTATGACGAGCAAACTTTATTTGATGGTGCTTTAGCGTTAGAAAAAGCTGTTGATTACAAATAA